The Bacteroides acidifaciens genome includes a region encoding these proteins:
- a CDS encoding FecR domain-containing protein has translation MDNTGKNKIEELLPRYCEGLTTEEERLQVEAWMDESEENRRMAKQVHALYLATDTLHVMKKVDTEKALSRVKSRMTGKKKTMWWEWAQRAAAVLFIPLLVTLMVQHWGNDEQEVAQMMEIKTNSGMTTSLTLPDGTLVFLNSESTLSYPSRFDGDTRNVNLQGEAYFEVAKNPEKKFIVSTSHQSQIEVLGTHFNVEAYEKENRVSATLVEGKIGFIYKCDNASKKVLMAPGQKLIYDSKDSKVQLYATSGESETAWKEGKIIFRNTPLEEGLRMLEKRYNVEFIIKNNRLKGDSFTGTFTNQRLERILEYFQLSSQIRWRYLDSPDITDEKSKIEIY, from the coding sequence ATGGATAATACAGGTAAAAATAAGATAGAAGAACTGCTTCCCCGTTATTGTGAAGGACTGACAACGGAGGAAGAACGCCTGCAAGTCGAAGCTTGGATGGATGAATCGGAAGAGAACCGACGGATGGCAAAACAAGTTCATGCACTTTATTTGGCTACGGATACACTTCATGTTATGAAGAAAGTAGACACAGAGAAAGCTTTGTCAAGGGTAAAAAGCAGGATGACAGGTAAGAAGAAAACGATGTGGTGGGAATGGGCACAACGTGCGGCAGCAGTTCTGTTCATTCCACTTCTCGTCACTTTGATGGTGCAGCATTGGGGAAATGATGAGCAAGAGGTGGCACAAATGATGGAGATAAAGACTAATTCCGGAATGACTACTTCATTAACATTACCCGACGGTACACTCGTTTTCCTGAATTCAGAATCAACACTAAGTTACCCGTCACGCTTCGACGGAGATACGCGAAACGTAAACTTACAGGGAGAAGCTTATTTCGAAGTTGCCAAGAATCCGGAGAAGAAATTCATCGTTTCCACTTCCCATCAGTCTCAAATAGAAGTACTGGGAACTCACTTCAATGTAGAAGCCTACGAAAAAGAAAATAGAGTTTCAGCTACCTTGGTAGAAGGGAAAATCGGTTTTATCTACAAGTGCGATAATGCTTCTAAGAAAGTACTGATGGCTCCCGGCCAAAAACTGATTTATGACTCGAAAGACAGTAAGGTACAACTTTATGCCACTTCCGGTGAATCGGAGACAGCTTGGAAGGAAGGTAAGATTATATTCAGAAACACTCCTTTGGAAGAAGGCTTGCGAATGTTGGAAAAACGGTATAATGTAGAGTTTATCATTAAAAACAATCGTCTGAAAGGAGACTCCTTTACAGGAACATTCACCAACCAACGCCTGGAACGCATTCTTGAATACTTCCAGCTTTCTTCTCAAATCCGTTGGCGTTATCTTGATTCTCCGGATATAACAGATGAAAAGAGTAAGATTGAAATATATTGA
- a CDS encoding RNA polymerase sigma-70 factor — MKGTYQSDNDFLLSAVQRGDQKAFDTLFRRYYPMLCAYGQRFVELEDAEEIVEDSLLWIWENRETLVIESSLNSYLFKMVYRRALNKIAHIDATQRADTRFYEEMQEMLQDTDYYQIEELTKRIEDAVAALPESYREAFVMHRFRDMSYKEIAETLGVSPKTIDYRIQQALKQLRTDLKDYLPLLLLVSESIHRLVR, encoded by the coding sequence ATGAAAGGAACCTATCAATCAGACAATGATTTTCTATTATCAGCCGTTCAACGCGGAGATCAGAAAGCGTTTGATACACTGTTTCGGAGATATTATCCGATGCTGTGCGCGTATGGTCAACGGTTTGTCGAGTTGGAAGATGCGGAAGAAATTGTAGAGGATTCCCTTTTATGGATTTGGGAAAACCGGGAAACACTGGTTATCGAGTCCTCTCTTAATTCCTATCTCTTCAAGATGGTGTATCGCAGGGCTTTGAACAAGATTGCACATATCGACGCCACCCAACGGGCGGATACCCGCTTTTATGAAGAAATGCAAGAGATGCTGCAAGACACGGACTATTATCAGATAGAAGAACTTACGAAGCGGATTGAAGATGCGGTCGCAGCACTACCCGAAAGTTACCGAGAAGCTTTTGTTATGCATCGCTTCCGGGATATGAGCTACAAAGAAATTGCGGAAACACTGGGGGTATCTCCCAAAACAATAGATTACCGTATTCAGCAGGCGTTAAAACAACTGCGTACGGATTTAAAGGACTATCTGCCGTTGCTACTGCTTGTCTCAGAAAGTATTCACAGACTAGTCAGATAG
- a CDS encoding valine--tRNA ligase: MELASKYNPADVEGKWYQYWLDNHLFSSKPDGREPYTIVIPPPNVTGVLHMGHMLNNTIQDILVRRARMEGKNACWVPGTDHASIATEAKVVNKLAAQGIKKTDLTRDEFLKHAWDWTDEHGGIILKQLRKLGASCDWDRTAFTMDEKRSESVLKVFVDLFNKGLIYRGVRMVNWDPKALTALSDEEVIYKEEHGKLYYLRYKVEGDAEGRYAVVATTRPETIMGDTAMCINPNDPKNAWLKGKKVIVPLVNRAIPVIEDDYVDIEFGTGCLKVTPAHDVNDYMLGEKYNLPSIDIFNDNGTLSEAAGMYIGMDRFDVRKQIEKDLEAAGLLEKTEAYTNKVGYSERTNVVIEPKLSMQWFLKMQHLADMALPPVMNDELKFYPAKYKNTYRHWMENIKDWCISRQLWWGHRIPAYFLPEGGYVVAVTPEEALAKAKEKTGNAALTMDDLRQDEDCLDTWFSSWLWPISLFDGINNPGNEEIKYYYPTSDLVTGPDIIFFWVARMIMAGYEYEGQMPFKNVYFTGIVRDKQGRKMSKSLGNSPDPLELIEKYGADGVRMGMMLSAPAGNDILFDDALCEQGRNFCNKIWNAFRLIKGWTVDDSLQATEAAKLATHWFESKQNEVAAEVADLFKKYRLSEALMAVYKLFWDEFSSWYLEMIKPAYGQGIDRATYNATLCYLDNLLHLLHPFMPFITEELWQQMTERNAEEGESLMVSALNMDTSVDTNDVAQFEVVKDIISNIRSIRLQKNIAQKEALELQILGENPVAEFNAVIRKMCNLSSIEVVENKAEGAASFMVGTTEFAVPLGNMIDVEAEIARMEAELKHKEGFLQGVLKKLSNEKFVNNAPAAVIEMERKKQADAESIIKSLKESIAALKKA, translated from the coding sequence ATGGAATTAGCAAGTAAGTACAATCCCGCTGACGTGGAGGGAAAGTGGTACCAGTATTGGCTGGACAATCATTTATTCAGTTCGAAACCCGATGGTCGTGAACCTTACACCATCGTCATTCCGCCCCCTAACGTCACTGGTGTGTTGCACATGGGACACATGCTTAATAATACCATCCAGGATATTTTGGTTCGCCGCGCCCGTATGGAAGGCAAGAATGCCTGCTGGGTGCCGGGGACTGACCATGCATCTATCGCCACTGAAGCGAAAGTCGTAAACAAACTCGCAGCCCAGGGCATCAAGAAAACCGATTTGACTCGTGACGAGTTCCTGAAACATGCTTGGGACTGGACAGACGAACATGGCGGCATCATCCTGAAACAGCTCCGCAAACTCGGTGCGTCCTGCGACTGGGATCGTACAGCCTTCACTATGGACGAGAAACGTAGCGAGAGCGTACTTAAAGTTTTTGTAGACCTGTTTAACAAAGGATTAATCTATCGTGGTGTCCGCATGGTAAACTGGGATCCGAAAGCACTGACCGCCCTTTCTGACGAGGAAGTTATCTACAAGGAAGAGCATGGCAAACTGTATTATCTCCGTTACAAAGTAGAAGGTGATGCAGAAGGCCGTTATGCGGTAGTGGCAACTACCCGTCCCGAAACAATCATGGGAGATACGGCAATGTGTATCAACCCGAACGACCCGAAGAATGCATGGCTGAAAGGAAAGAAAGTAATCGTTCCGTTGGTGAACCGTGCCATCCCGGTGATTGAAGACGACTATGTAGACATCGAATTTGGTACCGGTTGCCTGAAAGTGACTCCGGCTCACGATGTAAACGACTATATGTTGGGTGAAAAATACAATCTGCCTAGCATCGACATCTTCAACGATAACGGTACATTGAGCGAAGCTGCCGGCATGTATATCGGAATGGATCGTTTCGATGTCCGTAAGCAAATCGAAAAAGACTTGGAAGCCGCCGGCTTGTTGGAAAAGACAGAAGCTTATACAAATAAGGTAGGATATTCCGAACGTACCAATGTCGTGATTGAACCGAAACTGTCCATGCAGTGGTTCCTCAAGATGCAGCATCTTGCAGATATGGCACTGCCGCCTGTAATGAACGACGAACTGAAGTTCTACCCGGCAAAATATAAGAATACTTATCGTCACTGGATGGAGAACATCAAAGATTGGTGTATCAGCCGCCAGTTGTGGTGGGGGCACCGTATTCCTGCTTACTTCCTGCCCGAAGGTGGCTATGTAGTGGCCGTTACTCCCGAAGAAGCATTGGCAAAAGCCAAAGAAAAGACAGGTAACGCAGCTCTGACAATGGACGATCTGCGTCAGGATGAAGACTGTCTGGATACCTGGTTCTCTTCCTGGCTGTGGCCAATTTCTCTGTTCGACGGAATCAACAACCCGGGCAACGAAGAAATCAAATACTATTATCCGACAAGTGACTTGGTGACAGGACCGGATATTATCTTCTTCTGGGTAGCCCGCATGATTATGGCAGGTTATGAATACGAAGGACAGATGCCGTTCAAGAACGTTTACTTCACAGGTATCGTTCGTGACAAACAGGGACGTAAGATGTCCAAGTCGCTTGGCAACTCTCCCGACCCGTTGGAACTGATTGAAAAGTACGGTGCCGACGGTGTACGTATGGGTATGATGCTTTCGGCACCTGCCGGAAACGACATCCTTTTTGACGATGCGCTTTGCGAGCAGGGACGTAACTTCTGCAACAAGATATGGAATGCTTTCCGTCTGATTAAAGGCTGGACAGTTGACGATAGCCTTCAAGCTACAGAAGCGGCAAAACTGGCTACCCACTGGTTCGAGTCCAAACAGAACGAAGTAGCGGCAGAAGTGGCAGACTTGTTCAAGAAGTACCGCTTGAGTGAAGCATTGATGGCTGTATATAAATTATTCTGGGATGAATTCTCTTCCTGGTATCTGGAAATGATTAAGCCTGCTTACGGACAAGGTATCGACCGTGCCACCTATAACGCTACCCTCTGTTATTTGGATAACTTGCTGCATCTTCTCCATCCGTTTATGCCGTTTATCACCGAAGAGTTATGGCAACAGATGACGGAACGCAATGCAGAAGAGGGAGAAAGTCTGATGGTGAGTGCTTTAAATATGGATACATCTGTTGATACCAACGATGTTGCACAGTTTGAAGTAGTGAAAGATATCATCAGTAATATCCGCAGCATCCGTCTCCAGAAGAATATAGCACAGAAAGAAGCGCTTGAGTTGCAAATATTGGGTGAGAACCCGGTTGCGGAATTCAATGCGGTTATTCGGAAGATGTGTAATCTCTCTTCTATCGAGGTGGTTGAAAATAAGGCGGAAGGAGCCGCTTCTTTCATGGTCGGTACAACTGAGTTTGCCGTACCTTTGGGCAATATGATTGATGTAGAAGCGGAAATCGCCCGTATGGAAGCCGAATTGAAACACAAAGAAGGTTTCTTGCAAGGCGTATTGAAGAAACTCAGCAACGAGAAGTTTGTTAATAATGCTCCGGCAGCCGTTATCGAAATGGAGCGCAAGAAACAGGCGGATGCTGAGAGTATCATCAAGTCTTTGAAAGAAAGCATTGCCGCTTTGAAGAAAGCGTAA
- a CDS encoding DUF3810 domain-containing protein: MMKRWLKNRHIVLGVLLLLVWMTQLIPALATVYSQTIYPFISYGLSAISNLFPFAIGDLFIFLSIVGVIVYPIYGHFRKKLPWKRVLLQDGEYLLWIYVWFYLAWGLNYSQKNFYQRTEIPYTAYTPENFKEFVNDYITQLNRSYTPVNSINQDWVCEETVRLYNQLSDSLRVHRPPHESPKVKTMLFTPFISMVGVTGSMGPFFCEFTLNGDLLPANYPATYAHELAHLLGITSEAEANFYAYQVCTRSQAIGIRFSGYFSVLGHVLRNAQRLLSEEEYTRLFNRIRPEIIQLAKDNQTYWSAKYSPVVGAVQDWIYDLYLKGNKIESGRQNYSEVVGLLISYRKWKNK, from the coding sequence ATGATGAAACGGTGGTTGAAAAATAGACATATAGTATTGGGAGTATTACTGCTTTTAGTATGGATGACGCAGTTGATTCCTGCCTTGGCAACCGTATATTCTCAAACAATCTACCCCTTTATTTCCTATGGTTTATCAGCTATTTCCAATCTATTCCCTTTTGCGATAGGAGATTTATTTATCTTCCTCAGTATCGTAGGGGTTATCGTTTATCCTATTTACGGCCATTTTCGTAAGAAACTGCCTTGGAAAAGAGTCTTGCTACAAGACGGAGAATACCTGTTATGGATTTACGTGTGGTTCTATCTTGCCTGGGGGCTAAATTATTCTCAAAAGAACTTTTATCAGCGAACTGAGATTCCTTATACAGCCTATACGCCGGAGAATTTTAAAGAGTTTGTGAATGATTATATCACGCAACTCAATCGTTCCTATACTCCGGTGAATAGTATCAATCAGGATTGGGTATGTGAAGAAACCGTACGGCTATACAATCAGCTAAGCGACAGCCTTCGTGTGCACCGTCCGCCACACGAATCTCCTAAAGTAAAGACGATGCTGTTTACCCCGTTTATTTCAATGGTGGGCGTGACCGGCAGCATGGGGCCTTTCTTCTGTGAGTTTACTTTGAACGGAGATTTGCTTCCCGCTAACTATCCGGCCACTTATGCTCACGAACTGGCGCATCTGCTGGGTATTACAAGCGAAGCGGAAGCCAATTTCTATGCTTATCAGGTTTGTACCCGTTCCCAAGCTATAGGTATTCGTTTCTCCGGTTATTTCTCAGTGCTTGGCCATGTACTGAGGAATGCGCAAAGACTGCTTTCCGAAGAAGAATATACGCGGCTTTTCAATCGTATCCGCCCGGAAATCATCCAACTGGCAAAAGATAATCAAACGTATTGGTCAGCAAAATACAGCCCGGTAGTAGGAGCGGTACAGGATTGGATATATGATCTTTATCTGAAAGGGAATAAGATAGAAAGCGGTCGGCAGAACTATTCGGAAGTGGTGGGGCTGCTGATTTCTTATCGGAAGTGGAAAAACAAATAA
- a CDS encoding helix-turn-helix transcriptional regulator — translation MAKDLFNRYLWLVDTIYRAGTITLDEINRKWLRCEMSNGEEIPNRTFHNHRKAIEELFDINIECDRHNGCNYYIENTEELKKEGLRKWLLNIFAVNTVLNESHKLRDKILPEEYPSGEQYLVPIIEAIDNHITLEITYQGHWQDKSYTFQIEPYCIKAFKQRWYVAARSPYYDKILIYSLDRILEMEQTDLPFEYPQTFNPKAYFDNSFGVIVDEEYDIEKISIKVYGNQCKYFRSLPLHHSQKESETHSNYSIFTYRLRPTYDFCQAILSHGDFVEVLEPQWFRIQIGTTIQKMHQLYE, via the coding sequence ATGGCAAAAGATCTTTTTAATAGATATCTCTGGCTAGTAGATACAATCTATCGGGCTGGAACAATCACATTAGATGAAATTAACCGTAAATGGCTGCGATGTGAAATGAGTAACGGAGAGGAAATTCCAAATAGAACTTTTCACAATCACCGGAAAGCCATTGAAGAACTATTCGACATAAATATAGAATGCGATAGACACAACGGATGCAATTATTATATAGAAAACACCGAAGAACTCAAAAAGGAAGGACTCAGAAAATGGCTGTTAAATATATTTGCAGTCAATACAGTCCTTAACGAAAGCCATAAATTAAGAGATAAAATACTACCGGAAGAATATCCTTCAGGAGAACAGTATTTGGTACCAATCATTGAAGCTATTGATAATCATATAACATTGGAAATAACGTATCAAGGTCATTGGCAGGATAAATCATATACATTTCAAATTGAACCTTATTGTATAAAGGCCTTCAAACAACGTTGGTATGTGGCAGCAAGAAGTCCGTATTATGACAAAATATTGATTTACTCCCTCGACCGGATACTCGAAATGGAACAAACAGACTTACCGTTCGAGTATCCTCAAACTTTTAATCCTAAAGCCTACTTCGATAATAGTTTCGGGGTTATTGTTGATGAAGAATATGACATAGAAAAAATCAGCATAAAAGTATATGGAAATCAATGCAAATACTTCCGTTCTCTCCCGCTGCATCATTCTCAAAAAGAAAGTGAAACACACAGTAACTATTCCATTTTTACTTATAGATTGCGCCCTACTTATGATTTCTGCCAAGCCATCTTATCACATGGAGATTTTGTAGAAGTCTTGGAGCCTCAATGGTTCAGAATTCAGATTGGAACAACTATTCAAAAAATGCATCAACTATATGAATAA
- a CDS encoding PD-(D/E)XK nuclease family protein: MEKVSLLMKDSSEGDSQKETMIDFILSWTLRRSMQQYSGEKPVLYQYCRKILGKLIGIAMTDDVQVISVETWKQWKYIDLWANIRITCNGKEEFHAVLIENKAYTPTHHNQLARYKVIFDQVCEEYMPDAKRHYILITALDEMPAMLTKECKENGYTPFCLGDLNDYEQQDSESDLFNEFWLRYW, translated from the coding sequence ATGGAAAAAGTATCATTATTAATGAAAGATTCCTCTGAAGGAGATTCCCAGAAAGAAACCATGATAGACTTTATTCTTTCATGGACTTTACGTAGATCTATGCAGCAATACAGTGGAGAGAAACCTGTCCTTTATCAATATTGTAGAAAGATTCTCGGCAAACTGATTGGCATCGCAATGACAGACGACGTGCAAGTCATCTCTGTCGAGACTTGGAAACAATGGAAATACATCGACCTTTGGGCAAACATACGGATTACATGTAATGGAAAAGAAGAATTTCATGCTGTTTTGATTGAGAACAAAGCATATACACCGACTCACCATAATCAATTAGCAAGATACAAGGTCATTTTCGACCAAGTATGTGAAGAGTATATGCCTGATGCCAAAAGGCATTATATACTAATCACCGCCTTGGATGAGATGCCGGCTATGCTTACAAAGGAATGTAAAGAGAACGGATATACTCCATTCTGCTTGGGAGATTTAAATGATTATGAACAGCAAGATTCGGAAAGCGATTTGTTTAACGAGTTTTGGTTAAGATACTGGTAA
- a CDS encoding DUF805 domain-containing protein, whose product MERETKKCPYCGEEILAVAKKCKYCGEWLEEKQTVAKKMVACPICAEQIEEDSVSCPYCHEPLTPKAIPSSHRATIAKEQPKATNRENLETPPSSFLSHYFTRVVCKQYADFIGTATRKQYWLYILFYSVIAIAASSIDILLGIDFQLFGESLGYGWLFTIVSLALTIPSLAIGIRRLHDIGKSGWWFLIVLIPLVGIFWLLFLLCKKGNAANASTPLTTTDKIVLNVSIIVVAILLVLTYFKSANHLQMPQLQHSNWTLDGDTAGVDTLDNIGYPESRKSINGENDAEIKERIIHDFSCYYAIYTFCYNMKQAITNGYRGIGLEGIDGDPIVNDDLLLISNEEYRWLLQQFDFSNFSRLLRAYASGNRSFRSDFTESDLGHIAIECLKERKVVCNSQWFEIFDNYLPYDEVQIEEFHNLGNKKYQVVFDGFHNISPNFVYNVSYANGLTITTN is encoded by the coding sequence ATGGAAAGAGAAACGAAAAAATGCCCTTATTGCGGAGAAGAGATTTTGGCTGTAGCCAAAAAATGTAAATACTGCGGTGAATGGTTGGAAGAAAAGCAAACGGTAGCTAAGAAAATGGTTGCCTGCCCTATTTGCGCCGAACAAATAGAAGAAGACAGTGTATCTTGTCCTTATTGCCACGAGCCGTTAACGCCTAAAGCAATACCTTCGTCACATCGCGCCACGATAGCGAAAGAACAGCCGAAAGCCACAAACCGCGAGAACCTAGAGACCCCGCCGAGCTCTTTCTTATCCCACTATTTCACCCGTGTCGTATGCAAGCAATATGCCGACTTTATCGGAACGGCCACAAGAAAGCAGTATTGGCTTTACATCCTGTTCTACAGCGTCATAGCTATTGCCGCATCAAGCATAGACATCTTATTGGGAATTGACTTCCAACTATTTGGCGAAAGCCTCGGCTATGGTTGGCTATTCACAATCGTCTCACTGGCTCTCACCATTCCTTCACTTGCCATCGGTATACGTCGCTTGCACGACATTGGAAAAAGCGGATGGTGGTTTCTGATTGTCCTCATCCCCTTAGTCGGTATCTTTTGGCTACTCTTCCTGCTGTGCAAGAAAGGAAATGCAGCTAACGCCTCCACTCCTCTGACCACTACCGACAAAATTGTGCTCAATGTGTCGATAATAGTTGTAGCCATTCTGCTTGTACTCACCTATTTCAAATCTGCCAATCATCTCCAAATGCCTCAACTTCAACACAGCAATTGGACTCTTGACGGAGACACCGCAGGAGTGGATACATTGGACAATATAGGTTACCCAGAAAGTAGGAAAAGCATCAATGGCGAAAATGATGCGGAAATAAAAGAACGAATTATACACGATTTCTCTTGCTATTATGCCATTTATACCTTCTGCTACAACATGAAACAAGCTATAACCAACGGATACAGAGGCATTGGTCTTGAAGGTATCGACGGAGACCCGATAGTAAACGACGATTTACTCTTAATCTCCAATGAAGAATATCGATGGTTATTACAACAATTCGATTTCTCAAACTTTTCCCGTCTATTACGAGCATACGCAAGCGGTAACAGGAGCTTCAGAAGTGATTTTACCGAAAGTGACTTGGGACATATAGCGATAGAATGTCTCAAAGAACGCAAAGTTGTTTGCAACAGCCAATGGTTTGAGATATTCGACAATTATCTGCCCTATGACGAAGTGCAAATAGAAGAGTTTCATAATTTGGGAAATAAAAAATATCAGGTTGTATTCGATGGTTTTCACAACATATCTCCCAATTTCGTATATAACGTCAGCTATGCCAACGGACTTACCATTACAACGAATTAA
- a CDS encoding Rpn family recombination-promoting nuclease/putative transposase → MGMEGIQDKYVNPYTDFGFKLLFGTAMNKELLISFLNALLFKEEVIKDVTYLNAEHLGTQEYDRRAVFDVYCENEKGEKFLVEMQRGEQQFFKDRSVFYSTFPIREQAKRGEWDYELKAVYVVGILNFSFDNSDEEYFHHEVKLVDLYTHKVFYDKLTFVYLEMPKFNKSEDELESMFDKWLFVLRNLASLLERPRALQNRVFDRLFETAEIAKFTKTELSEYWDSLKNFRDWYSVISTAEKKGREEGMEKGREEGEKKKAIEVARYLKSSGTSIELIVGATGLSKEEIEIL, encoded by the coding sequence ATGGGAATGGAAGGAATACAGGATAAATATGTGAATCCATATACCGATTTCGGATTCAAGTTGCTTTTTGGTACGGCAATGAATAAGGAATTGTTGATTAGTTTTTTAAATGCACTCTTATTCAAGGAGGAGGTAATCAAGGATGTCACTTATCTTAATGCGGAACATCTTGGGACGCAGGAATATGACCGTCGGGCCGTATTTGATGTATATTGTGAAAATGAGAAGGGTGAGAAGTTCCTGGTTGAGATGCAGCGTGGCGAGCAGCAGTTCTTCAAGGACCGCAGTGTCTTTTATTCCACTTTCCCTATTCGTGAGCAGGCTAAACGTGGGGAATGGGATTATGAGTTGAAAGCTGTCTATGTAGTAGGTATCCTGAATTTTTCCTTTGACAATTCGGATGAGGAGTATTTCCATCATGAGGTGAAGCTTGTAGACCTTTATACACACAAGGTTTTCTATGACAAGCTTACCTTTGTCTATCTTGAGATGCCCAAATTCAATAAGAGTGAGGATGAGTTGGAGAGCATGTTTGATAAGTGGTTGTTTGTTCTGCGTAATCTTGCCTCTCTGCTTGAACGTCCTAGAGCATTGCAGAATAGAGTTTTTGACCGCCTTTTTGAAACTGCGGAAATAGCAAAGTTTACCAAGACCGAACTGAGTGAGTACTGGGACAGTTTGAAAAATTTCCGTGACTGGTATAGTGTTATTTCTACGGCAGAAAAGAAAGGTAGGGAAGAAGGAATGGAAAAAGGAAGAGAAGAAGGAGAGAAAAAGAAAGCCATAGAAGTAGCCCGTTACTTAAAATCATCAGGAACTTCAATAGAGTTAATTGTCGGAGCAACCGGCTTATCTAAAGAGGAAATAGAAATTCTATAG
- the mazG gene encoding nucleoside triphosphate pyrophosphohydrolase, whose product MSHTRQEQMEAFGRFLDILDELRVKCPWDRKQTNESLRPNTIEETYELCDALMRDDKKDICKELGDVLLHVAFYAKIGSETGDFDIKDVCDKLCDKLIFRHPHVFGEVKAETAGEVSENWEQLKLKEKDGNKSVLSGVPAALPSLIKAYRIQDKARNVGFDWEEREQVWDKVKEEIGEFQDEVANMDKDKAEAEFGDVMFSLINAARLYKINPDNALERTNQKFIRRFNYLEEHTIKEGKNLKDMTLEEMDAIWNEAKKKGL is encoded by the coding sequence ATGTCACATACCAGACAAGAACAGATGGAAGCTTTCGGACGCTTCCTGGATATCCTCGACGAACTGCGTGTCAAATGTCCTTGGGATCGCAAACAGACGAATGAGAGCCTGCGTCCCAATACCATAGAAGAGACTTATGAACTTTGCGACGCATTGATGAGAGATGATAAAAAAGACATTTGCAAAGAATTGGGAGACGTATTGCTGCATGTTGCTTTCTACGCCAAGATAGGTTCGGAAACAGGAGATTTCGACATTAAAGATGTTTGCGACAAGCTGTGCGACAAACTGATTTTCCGCCATCCTCACGTATTTGGAGAAGTGAAAGCCGAAACGGCAGGAGAGGTATCCGAGAACTGGGAACAGTTGAAATTAAAAGAAAAAGATGGTAATAAGAGTGTATTGAGCGGTGTTCCTGCTGCCCTGCCCTCACTTATCAAAGCGTACCGCATACAGGACAAAGCCCGCAACGTAGGCTTCGATTGGGAAGAACGTGAACAGGTATGGGATAAAGTGAAGGAAGAAATCGGAGAATTTCAGGATGAGGTAGCCAACATGGATAAGGATAAAGCGGAAGCCGAATTCGGAGATGTCATGTTCAGCCTTATCAATGCGGCACGCCTTTACAAGATTAACCCCGATAATGCACTGGAACGTACCAACCAGAAGTTTATCCGCCGCTTCAATTATCTGGAAGAACATACCATCAAAGAGGGAAAGAATCTGAAAGATATGACTCTTGAAGAGATGGATGCCATTTGGAATGAAGCAAAGAAAAAGGGACTGTAA
- a CDS encoding RNA polymerase sigma factor — MTPYNEREVLKLLQEESTQRQGFEMIVAQYSEQLYWQIRRMVLSHEDANDLLQNTFIKAWTNIDYFRAEAKMSTWLYRIALNECLTFLNKQRAMTTVAIDDPEAMGVQKLESDPYFSGDQVQLCLQKALMTLPEKQRMVFNLKYYQEMKYEEMSEVFGTSVGALKASYHHAVKKIEKFLDEID, encoded by the coding sequence ATGACCCCTTATAACGAACGCGAAGTTCTGAAACTTCTTCAAGAGGAGAGTACCCAGCGGCAAGGATTCGAGATGATTGTGGCGCAGTATAGCGAGCAATTGTATTGGCAAATCCGCCGGATGGTACTGTCGCATGAGGATGCGAACGATCTCCTGCAAAACACGTTCATTAAGGCATGGACAAATATCGATTATTTCCGTGCCGAAGCGAAGATGTCTACTTGGCTCTACCGCATTGCACTGAACGAATGTCTTACTTTCTTGAATAAACAACGCGCCATGACTACCGTAGCTATCGACGACCCGGAAGCAATGGGAGTGCAGAAACTGGAAAGTGACCCGTACTTTTCGGGCGATCAGGTGCAGTTGTGTTTGCAGAAAGCATTGATGACCCTGCCGGAAAAACAACGCATGGTATTCAACCTGAAGTATTATCAGGAAATGAAATACGAAGAGATGTCGGAAGTATTCGGCACGTCGGTCGGCGCATTGAAAGCATCTTATCATCATGCGGTGAAGAAAATAGAGAAGTTTTTAGACGAAATTGATTAA